CATAACCTAGTTGTAAAAGAAGTTTGTAAAGCCCTTTCTGCAAGAACAGCACCCTAAAAACGAGTTCCTTCTTTCGCCATTTTAACTCTCAACACACATTTAGAATGAAAGCATTTAGGGTTTTGTCACAATCATATTTTAGAGGGGAAAATGTGTGACTCGTGTAATAATATTAACTCTTGGGTTTCTAGGAATGTTCCCAAAGAGCAAACAATGGACGTTTTACCCTGAGAGATCTGCTAATGGTGCCAATGCAGCGAGTCCTGAAATACCATCTCTTGCTCCAGGTAAGATGTCAAGTGCCATAATAAACCAACTACATCCTGAGCTCTCATTCGGTATCAAAAAGCAGTATACCTGTGATTCTACAGTTGAAATATATGCTGTATTTTGAGCTTcatagtgcatatgtgtatggAAAGCTAGTGATAAACTATTTTAGCTATACCTTGTACGGTGGAGAGGTGGAAACCCAGTCTAGCTATGACAATATAACTATATTCTGTTATATGGTTACAGACatgaaataatgtttaattctCTTCCCACCGCTTCAGGAGCTGGTAAAACACACAGTGGAGCAAATAGAGAAAGATAATCTGCGTTTGGCTCTAGATGCAATGAAGGTAAGGAGTATTGGTGTCTGTGTCCCCAAAGTGTGTACGCAGTGTAATAACTCTCTGATTTCACTATGGATGATTGCAAGATGGGCTGAGCTGACCCAGCATAAGACATGGTTACACGGATGAGGTGAGGTTTCAGAGCTCTCGCACATAACTGTGAATTATGGAAATCCATAATCCCATCTTGCAACAAAGAAGCTCATCGGGGCCGGCCCATAATAATACAGATCATCTACAAACTGCTAATTAGTAAATATGATCTGTACATCCAGTCAGCTTTTTTGGTGGAGAGGTTGTATTTTTTGGCTCATACCTCCCCTTGAAGACTTCAATGGTTCTCCTTTTGGAGGGTGCCTCAAAAAATCAACCTGTCACGCAGAGCTTCTGGCTAGTGAAGCAAGTAAGTGGCCACGTATCCTTTTGGGAAGTGTGGCCCCAGAAGAATATTTAGAATCTGGTGATCCATTGTGACTTCTCTTAAAGTTTCATAATAAAATCAGTATGTGGAACATCTTTCTACAGGATTTGGCTCAGTGTGTAAATGAAGTGAAGAGAGATAACGAGACGTTGAAGCAGATAATCAGTATCCAGCTATCTGTGGTGAATCTGGTAGGTTGGGGTTTCAGTGCATCCTATCTTACTCATTTTTGTTTCTCTCTTCACAGTATTAAATCTCTGATCATTTTGACAGCTGTTTTTCCTGGTTTTGCTCCTCCTTGTGTTACAGCTTTCCTTTATGAATTGCTCCTGCAGTTATAACCTTCTCTCTGTACAGAGAATAATtccatttttcctttacttCCAACCAGAATGAGTCTCTCGCTCAGTATGGACGACCAAAAACTGATGGAGAGCTAAAAATCAGTACGGTGGAGCGTAAATCAAAACTGGATAGGTAACCAATTGCACACTTATGCCACACGAGCAAACCAAGTCAACACTACATGTTTGTGGTGATCCCAATACATCTTAAGCACAGTTCACAACCCCTTAACCATACAGAACAACTACAATGGGGGTTGCGATGGCGAAATGATTTGCATCAGGATcactttttatgtatatagtCGCATAGCATAATCCATAAAAGCTGGAGTTGTATCCTTCATCCTGCTATAGTCAGCCATATACAAAAAAcctaattttgtatatataacgTACTCTCGTATATAAGTGCCCATGTTCTGTTTTACTGCACCCCCAGCTATTTATTCTGCATTCATTTGGTTGCAGATTGGTGAACCCCAAACCTCCGTATATCTATTTGATTTAAAGGCTAATGCTCATATTCAGTGGCAACCTTAACATCCATGAACCAGTCTCCCCTTGTGTCTAGAGTGTATAAGAAATGTGTTACTTGTGTTTCTCAGATATGCCTTCCTCCTGGATCAAGCACTGCTCATCTGTAAAAAGAAAGGAGATATGTATGAGCTGAAAGAATTTGTAAAGCTTCACACATATCAGATTCGCGATGATTCATCTGGGGAACGTGAAAACAAAAAGGTGACATTACATCCAAAACGCGTTCTACAAATGTCAGGGGGTATAGAATCTTATTTTAGTTATTCCCATAAAAATCATGTATTTTCCatctatcaaaaaaaaaactgttccaAATTATTCCCTAACATATTTCTTCTGTTCATGGCTTACTATGATCTAGTAGACCAACAAGTACCTCCAAATTGTTCACAGGGCATTGTGAATTTAAATCAATATGCCGTATTCATAACCATGTGCATGTCTTTCAGTGGTCACacatgttcctgctgattgatACTCGTGGCTCTCAGGGATATGAACTTTTCTTCAAGACAAGAGACCTAAAGAAGAAATGGATGGAGCAGTTCGAGATGGCTCTGTGAGTTGCATACCCTATGATAAATAGACCTGTTGTGTAGATTCTGCTAAAAATATGCAGACATAACATATGTAATTGTTTTCTCTGCAGTTCCAACATTTATCCAGAAAATGCTGTTTCAAACAGCCATGATTTCCAAATGTATTCATTTGAAGACACGGCTACATGCAAAGCCTGCCAGATGTTATTGAGGTGAGTGCAGGATAGACCTGGTTGCTGAAGTATGCGGTAATCCCCGACTTTGGGGAGAGACTGAACTGGCCCATTAAGATAGACTAAATTGGTCACCGGTTAATTGGTTTAGGGGAGAGAATAACGTGGTGACTGTGTCATTGATGTTTTGCTCCTCAGGGGCTTATTTTTCCAGGGTTATCGCTGTTGTCACTGTAAAGCCCCTGCACACAAAGAATGCCTGGGAAGAGTACCATGTTGTGGGAAGCAAGGTGAGAAACTGCTGCACTAAAACCAAATGTATGCACAAAACTGACCTTATATGTGTGACATGGTGTTAGAGGGATGTTAATGGGATGACTAGGACAGTTGTTAGGGTGGGTTAAGAGATGAGCTTAACTGGATGATATAGTGTTTGTTTTGAACACTCTATGACACCAAGATGTAAGGTAGTATTCTGTGACTAGGAATAATGTTTGTCATGATTGTAcaataatgaattaaaaattaGTGGCAACCTGATTAAATTAccaataaaagtgttttcaGACCAACATAGTTATTGTTCAAGacagaaatgttttagacaCTATTGTGTGTTTTGGATAAGAGCACCATTAAGCCCACATAGAGGTTGGAATATAAGAGTATTAAGAAGAATTGTGGACCAAGATGAAGGTGACAAAATAATTCACAATATTGAATTTCTTTCAGATTCTGGCTCTTCCACCATTAAAAAGGTATATTGATATTATGTAACATCACCTAAACAGAAAAGTGTGAGGGGAACTGTATGGTAGGTTGAATAAGGATGATGTGGAGCAAGTGGGGACTATGGGTAAGCAAAGGAATTCTATAAAGGGTGCATAGtgggtttaatttttttttatcatttgttacAGTAAGGGTCTTAGAGTTATCATGTGGCTTtgctaaaatatgtatttatttatttttttacataaattacatttagtAGAATGAAGTATTAAATCCAGCACTGCCTGATGACTGTATGTAGTAGGATTACATATAAAACTTGCCAAAATTGGAAAGTGACATAACTTTTGTACTATAACAAGTGTTGAAAATGTTTAGTCCTGCTTTGAGTGAAGAGAAGCTATATTTAATAATAGTTATGTGTTGTTCCTTTTTTGATGCAGAAACCAGGCAGGGGAGCACAGGACAAAAAAACAGAGTGTGGTAAGTATGTAAACATATGGTTCTGGAGACAAAGGAAATGatacagaaaacaatgttaTCTTAGAAAAGAAAGGTTGATGCATTTCACActaaattatggtaatctggaCCAGAAGAGAGACATATTCTGTGCCGTGTCCCACAGCTTTTAAAACAGCAGACACAATGGCTGTTCCATATCATTTGATGTCCCTAGCCCAGAGCATGACCAATTTTTTACTAGGGCAAATACACGATGGCCTCTCAATGCATAGGTAAACTTCCTTTTGCGTGCTGTGCATTAATTCTTGTTTGTTCTCCTCCAGGTTTCACAAAGATGGAGGTCTGCCACCCCTATTCTGGAGTGCCACCTCCTCCAATTGCATTTGGCCCAGCTCTAGGAATGGAAACGGGTGACATTATAGAACTGACAAAAGCGGAGGCTGATCAAAACTGGTGGGAGGTAACTTTTTCACACGAACACAGACTCCATCAGCTCATCAATTATAGCTTCTACATTCTACTTCTATATAGCCATGTTAGAAAAATCAatagagaaatgtttttttttaacctactgTACTCCAAACCCAGTGTGTTGGGCTTAATAACGGTCAACATTCAGGCAGTGCTGTGTCATTGTTACCCTGTATATGCCAGCAAGTTGTACATCACATGGTTTTTGTTTCCATCCAGGGCAGAAACACAACCAGTAACGAAATGGGATTTTTCCCATGCACCTATGTGAAGCCCTATGTGTCTGTAAGTGAATTCAAAGATAACATGTATTTTGATATCAATATTGTTCTCAGTGCACACAGCTTTTATCTTTACTTCCTTCCAAAGTAAAGATTGAACACAGATTAAACAACTGTAAACCTGTGTAACTTGGCAGGAGTACGACTGTTACGTGAAAGTGAATTCAGCAACTACTGTATTTTGCCTAAATGCATAAGTGGATCCATCACCACTTTGTAAGCAGCATCTTCACCTGATTTGTTTGGTTATTCCTTTTACCAATCTATTCATACTTGTTGCCTTGGCATCTTAGGGAAGGAAAAAATGGAGATGAACAGGTAGAATAATAAACAACTGGAGTACTCCTCGAGTAAAATGGGGGTCTTTTTAATTGTTACATTAGGGGAGtatttatcatattatatatttgtttcactTGTGGTATTGATTACTTAAGTGtgttcattaaattaataaattattaagaaTTTGCAATAAAAGGCTCACTGAGGCACAGGTTTGAGTTCCACCTAAATAACATAGATTGTAATGAATAATGGCAATACATATGACATATACAGTGTTTACTGACGAtaggcataaaaacccaaacaGTTTAATATTCCAGATCTGTAAGGTGTCTCTTTCCCCTCTTAATATTAGGGTGGAGATATCCCCCGTGCGTGAAGCAGATCCAGAGGAACTGGTTATGCCTTGTGCTGCTTAGCAATTTCCACTCTGCCTGTGACCTATTTTGTCAACACCAATCATAAAAAAGTCTCAACcactgataaaataaaatttaaaaaaaatcagcggTTCCGGTGCcacatttcataaaataaaatgtaaatattgagGCACAAAGATGAAGAATTTTCAAAAGTTCACTGACACAAAGCAGGGGTTTCAACTGCCCTCTAAGGTGATCTGCAGGTTTACATGGagctttttggggttttttaaaaGCAAGTTAACATTAGCTGGCGGGGTATGTATAGAATGCTGTCTGTCAAGTATGCTGTAGGACAATACATTATTGGTCCCCAAACAGATCCCCGAAAAGAATGCTGTCAATCATTCTTGGTATCGAATGAAGTGACTTTTATAActtgttttatctatttttgttaatatgtagTGAATTATATGTTTTTCCATCTGTGCCTAAATGTACTTTATCTAATGGCAATTCCCCTGCACTATTTCTTTCTTTGCAGATCCCAGTGCCTGATCTGTCTATATTTCCATGGTGAGTACATATGAAGTGAATCTGCTGGCTTTGAATCTGCtggctttatataaataaatgtcatgtaaCCGATGAGCATATGTAAATTTGTCTACTTCCCAATACATAACCGATTGTACAGCTTTGCAGAATATAATATTAACCCCCTCCTTTAAATGCCTTACCACGTGTTCTAGTGTTTTGAGGTGTTCTTTCCTATTACTGAAGGATTTTGTGGATTTGTGTTCAGGTATGCAGGCCCAATGGAGAGGAAAGAAGCGGAGCTCTTGCTCTCTAGTCGTTCAGATGGGACTTTTCTAGTGAGACAGAGAGTAAAGGATGCTGGGGAATTTGCCATTAGCATcaagtaatttatttatatatttatttttattttttttaataagtacAACTCTCTTTGTACAAAAGTTAGAAGCCTTTATGATTTTGGTTCTAATACTCTTATGTGCTTAGGTTTAACATGGAGATTAAACATATGAAGGTCACAGCTCAAGATGGGCTTTGGAGACTCACAGAAAAGAGAGCCTTCAAAGGACTTCCGGTGAGTGGTGTTCCAAAGTTTAAGTAGATCTTCCAACAAAGTGGATTATTAAGATATTACTACCAAAATATAGCTATTGTAAATTGCTTTTGGTATatagataaattaaaaaagtatttgccagACCTTGCTAACCACATCTCAGTAAAAACAATTGATTATTATACATCACCTAGCCTAAAAAGCCAGAGCTATTAGCACATTGATGttggaaaaatgcttatgttatcgtaaatattatttGCTTACAAAGATATAAGGAAGTAGAAAATGTCAAGTCTATGATATGTGCACGAGTTCCCGCCAACACGCTTCCtctatgttattatatatatatatatatatatatgtgtgcaaagggtcaagtctgggccattcttaattatgcagcttaaagaggtgtaatctgcttgaaaagtaaccaattataatgatgcatgctattagaagtagataaggggttatataaaccatgtaatccaaacatgtaatcagacaacgcttcgacttttgtgtgttgtgtaccttgtctcgattatgcgcatgatctaaataaaggaaaactctttctgaggagaattcgaccatcaTTTCAACCAACAATTGAATTCTCGATAAAAAGCCACAATCTTCACTGCTTCATAAGgttcttttgttttctatgtCAGGAGCTGGTTAGACATTACCAACAAAATTCATTAAAAGACTGCTTCAAACTACTGGAGACAACGCTGCAATTTCCTTTCAAAGAGTCTGAGAAGAGGGAAAATTCTAGGACTGGTAAAGCCAATGATGTCGCtgacaaaatacatatttccagCACACATCTAATTATAAGATAACATTGACATAGTAATTGGGTAAAGGGGATATACTCAGTGTGTTAACATGAGATTATAATTATAGAAGTTTAAAGAAGCAGGTCATTTTTGATACTTGGAAAACTACGATAAGATATTCTTCACTGCCtttctaattatttaaaataattatttgtacttttttctgCTTAATATGTTACATAGAATACAGTATTAAAACAATGCTGACATTTTAAGAACATGTAAAGTAACCTTCCTACAGACAGCCCCATGATCACTGAAATGTAACACATCACCATGAATCTGTAAATACAGGTCATTTATTTTCCCAATTTTCATTGAcagataaaatgaaatattttggttCAGCCAGAGCACGTTATGATTTCTGTGCAAGAGACAGAACAGAACTATCTTTAAAGGAAGGAGACATAATAAGGATCCTCAGCAAGAAAGGTCACCAGGGCTGGTGGAAAGGAGAAGTATATGGCAAGGTGAGAAAAGAAGGAAAGCTGGAACTTGCTTGATTAAGGCAActtgtaattaaatattattcccTTCTGTGCCCGGCAATTGGATGAGAAAAGACTGGGGGAGACATCAGGGCCACTAaggggaagaaggaaaaaaacagagatTAAGAGAGGGCAGAGGTGTTGGGTTGGTAATAGCAACTAAGGGGCCAAGAAACAGGGAGAAATAGCCCTTGGAAAATACAAGGGTTAACATGAGAGATTGGTGGAAAAGGAGCAAGTGCAAAGAgggtaatatggatgtatgaatgtatatatatatgtatatatatgtatatatatgtatatatatatatatatatatatatatatatatacagcgctgtgaaATCTCCCCTTTAGCTCTGAGTTTGTGATTTGTATTTTCTACTGTTATAGGTTGGCTGGTTTCCATCCAACTACGTAGAAGATGATTATTCTGAATACTGCTGATTGGCACAAACCCATCACTGGAGGGCAATTTATCACCCTAAAGAATCAAAGGAATCCGAACCCACAGATGGATCCCTTTTCTGTCTTCCCCAGTTCCGTGATCGCCTTCTTTGTGTCAAACACAATTTCTGCAGGATCAGGAACAGAAAATTAAATTATGAAGACAATACTCATTTCTACTCCCTCTCTCTGCTGATCATCCTTTACCAGGATTAACACTGGAAGTGTGtcccattttaattattattgccTCTAAGTGATGTAAAAATACAATGGTCAGCAGTATTATTGCTTCCAGATCCAGCGGTTTCCTGATACTGTAAGATCTGCCTGGTGATATACTCTCACATCTTCCTAACTGTGAACTTTTTAGGCTAGCACAGGGATTAAAAGAACACAGGTAGGCCAAACAGGCTGAGATACATCTGAACAGGAAAAGAGTGCTGTATAATTTGCGTGTGTTTTATGATGACAATGTTTAAAAGGACAAAATAAACCTACAATGTTCCTTTTGTGTTTCAATTATCAAAAGAGGCAAGGTATCTGTACTGGTAGCTTCCGGTGCACGTTTCTTTTTTAGGATATACATGGAGACAGAAAGTTGCTTGTTGCTAGCCACGGCAATTATGCTACATTAAACAGTCCCCAAAATACTCTTtatatacacagtaacatatgaATCAGTAATTAAGGGATAATATAagtacagttgtgctcaaatgTTTGCATatcctggcagaaattgtgaaatgttggcgttgattttgaaaatatgactgatcatgcaaaaaaactgtcttttatttaaggctagtgatgccatttattaacatatagttgtttggcttttttttaaatcataatattaACAGATATTCCCCAAATGTCCAAgacaaaagtttacatacccttaAATGTTTGGTCTTGTTACAGATTCACAAAACGACATACACAtgggttaaaatggcaattaaaggttaatttcccacacctgtggctttttaaattgcaattagtgtctgtgtataagtagtcaatgagtttgttacCTCTCAGTTGGATGCACTGAGAAGGCTAGATATGTAACAATGTAATGGAACTttaaaaagatggaaaaggatataaaaagatatccaaagccttaAAATGCCAGTCAGTGCTGTTCAATCTCATAAAGAAGTGGGAAAATTCtgggatctcttgataccaaggccaggtagaccaagaaagatttcagccacatctgccagaagaattgttctggatagaaagaaaaacccacaagtaatctcaggagaaatacaggctgctctgttgtggttgtttcaaggagcacaatatgacaatatttgaacaaaaatgagctgcatggtcgAGTTGCCAGAAAAAAGCCTTTACTGcaccaatgccacaaaaaaccCAGGTAAAATACGCCCGACAACACCTTGACacgcctcacagcttctggcacactgtgataaaaaatagagctttatggttATGACCGTAAGCGCTGCCTATAAGGCCTATAGCgaagaataccatccccactgtgaagcagggTGGGGGCTCTAAACGCACAGGGAATCTTGtaaaaattgatggcaagatgaacGCAGCAGAAAATGctggcagacaatttgcattcttcctcACGAAAGCTGCGCACAGGGcgctcttggactttccagcatgacaatgacccgaagcacaaggccaagtggaccctccagtggttacagcagaaaaaggtgaaggttctagagtggccatcacagtcttctgaccttaatatcattgAGCCAAAGACTTTGCACGACCAGGAGCATTTTGCCATGAggaatgggcagctataccacctgcaagatTTGGGGCCTCATAGATAACCATTACAAAAGACTGCTCGCTGTAAGTGATGTTAAAGGGAGCAAAACACAACATTAAGAACTAATGCAGGCTTTTGAACAGGGgtcatttcattcttgttcccatgttttgttttatgattgtgccattctgttataacctacagttgaatatgaatcccatcagaaataaaagaaatgtgttttgcctgctcactcgtgttttctttaaaaatagtaCATATGCAATCTTTTGAGCACAATTGTAAATGTAAAGGATTTAAAAGATCCATTTCAGGAATCCAACTTGCACCAATAGCGTAAATCTTGAACctcaaaagcaaaacaaatgtgCTGTGCTGGCACAAATATCACTATTGTTCCAATGGTCATAAAAAGCCATTGCCATTCATTTTTAGGTTTCAGTAGCCAGCGATACAAATGTTTACAAACAATTATTGCCCCAAGTAGATACGAGAAAATCACAGTGAGGGCCACTCCACAATTTGTACAAAAAACCCAGGTAAAATACGCCCGACAACACCTTGACacgcctcacagcttctggcacactgtgataaaaaatagagctttatggttATGACCGTAAGCGCTGCCTATAAGGCCTATAGCgaagaataccatccccactgtgaagcagggTGGGGGCTCTAAACGCACAGGGAATCTTGtaaaaattgatggcaagatgaacGCAGCAGAAAATGctggcagacaatttgcattcttcctcACGAAAGCTGCGCACAGGGcgctcttggactttccagcatgacaatgacccgaagcacaaggccaagtggaccctccagtggttacagcagaaaaaggtgaaggttctagagtggccatcacagtcttctgaccttaatatcattgAGCCAAAGACTTTGCACGACCAGGAGCATTTTGCCATGAggaatgggcagctataccacctgcaagatTTGGGGCCTCATAGATAACCATTACAAAAGACTGCTCGCTGTAAGTGATGTTAAAGGGAGCAAAACACAACATTAAGAACTAATGCAGGCTTTTGAACAGGGgtcatttcattcttgttcccatgttttgttttatgattgtgccattctgttataacctacagttgaatatgaatcccatcagaaataaaagaaatgtgttttgcctgctcactcgtgttttctttaaaaatagtaCATATGCAATCTTTTGAGCACAATTGTAAATGTAAAGGATTTAAAAGATCCATTTCAGGAATCCAACTTGCACCAATAGCGTAAATCTTGAACctcaaaagcaaaacaaatgtgCTGTGCTGGCACAAATATCACTATTGTTCCAATGGTCATAAAAAGCCATTGCCATTCATTTTTAGGTTTCAGTAGCCAGCGATACAAATGTTTACAAACAATTATTGCCCCAAGTAGATACGAGAAAATCACAGTGAGGGCCACTCCACAATTTGTGCAAAATGAAAATCAGGTGCCACAGAAAACAACACTACTTATTGGGATGCaagataaatgtaaattatattttcatcctAGGTTGCCTTTACCTACTTGAGAGTTAAACAACTCAGTTAACATGCTTGTAGTAACCTTGTTTATATTAGCCCATACATCCGCACACCTCCATTAGAAGCTTGGTTGGTTGAAGAACAGAGAACCACTATGTAATGCTGCCATTGAGAAACGGTTTAAGCCACTCTACTTCTTGATCTGATTTAAGTGAAATATGTACATAACGGGCAAAAAAATTCTCTCAGTAATAAGGGGTTGGAGTCAGacaaatgggttaaagagaAGTTGAGCCACTTcctaataatatatttactcaTCTTACTTTGTTCCATTGCATCTATTATTGTAATCTAAGCATCAGGAAATCCTAAAAACAATGTTGTCTATTTCAAAGTTCACTAATCATAACTAGTCTTTTAATGCTTCTTTAATAgatagtgatttaaaaaaaaataaataataaaactgcaCAGACACATGTTTGGTAGAAAATAATTTGTCTTCTTggacaaatatattcaaaaatttATATTAATCTTACAAATGAAATCAAGTAATCAAATGGAATACAATcatgtaaaaacagaaaaatgctgAATTACTGTATTTCAATTAGCAGAAGTGCAAATAAAGAGGTCTTAGAACAGGTCAGTTCTTCCTGTAAGACAGAAGACACAACAGAAATGATATTCAGATGTAATATTCACATGGCAAGTACAGCCCATATGGAGTTTCTCAATGTGAGAACATGCTGTATGTTTTGAGTTTGAGAAACTCCATTGCGCTGTGCATTGAGGATTCCCGACAAGAAGTGCAATTTCCATTTACAGCATGAGGAATCACCCAGGAGTAAGCAGAGGGGCACATAAATGGAGTAAGGCAGGTGCCCCATCTATAGAAACTTTGGTTTACAGACAATCTTTCAATGCTGTTCACGGCTGCcatgtacaaaaacaaacatacaatcACAAAGGTTATGGCAGCAATTAATCTGAAAAAGAAGTATATAGTGCCGAATACACCACCTTCTGTAACAGAAGGAGCTCAAACAAGTTGTTTGCTTATAAAAATCAGAGCTGAAAACGAaacccaaaacaattacacctcATCTTTAACGGTAACATCTAATTAAACACAGGATTACTGATTTCCCAAAACTGGTCCCGGTTTATGGAATACTAGAAAACATGGGCTGCAAATTGCAGACTTCTCAATATGATAACTTCACCCTCGTGCAGCAAGTCTCCTAAATCACTCCTTGCAGTCTTAAAGTGCATCCATATTCTACAAGGAAGGTTCCTGGAGGAATACTGGGCAACTGAATGACAAGACCTCCCTCTGGACTTGATTTCCAATGCAGATCTGCAGTAAATCCAAGCATCTTTACCTGCAACAAGCAGAATTAAGCCACATTATTAATATCATCACAACCATGAAGTTTATAATTAATcaatagtttaaaaataaaatgctagaTTCTGCCATCATAAAAAAAGCACTACACTACACGTTTTAGCTGAACATGTTGTAGCCGAGAAACTTTCGTGCATACTCACAGCTGTGTTTGGGGTTGGTTTAGGAGAAGCCAGTTTCAGTATATTGTCTTCTGGCCACCTCAGGAAGACAGCGTATACACAGGACTCCTTGCTAGTGTacctacaaaatacatttaaatatttataaaaacattactGTGCCTTGTAGAAAGAACAGAAGGATGAACCAGAGCATGCAAAGGATTATCGCATGAATCGGGCATGTCCCCTCATTCTGTAGGTCATAACTGGCCTATTAATTGTCCTCAAGTCATTTTTTGGACTACCCCATAATCGTTAGTTGCCTGAGCTGTACAGCTGGAAAGCCACAACTAAGGTGCATTAAATAGAATTTTATATGTAGTGTTATAGGTTTTATTGCTCTCCTGAGGCCCTAAGATACAGCAAGTCTATATACAATGTGATAACGTTTTTAGGTGGCACACATACCAGACACTGTCTGTCGAGTTCTCCTTCTGCACTCGCCAGGGCTTGCTAGCATAGATTGCCTCGCCATTAATGCTCAGCCATTTTCCAACAGCAAGCAAACGTTGCTGAAATATGGGCATGATCAAACCATCCTTGCTAGGTCCCACATTAAGAAGATAATTTCCTCCAAAGCTCACTGTCTGCACCAGTTCCTGTGG
This sequence is a window from Spea bombifrons isolate aSpeBom1 chromosome 2, aSpeBom1.2.pri, whole genome shotgun sequence. Protein-coding genes within it:
- the VAV1 gene encoding proto-oncogene vav — encoded protein: MELWKHCAHWLIQCRVLPPNHRVTLDTAQVCDLAQALRDGVLLCQLLNNLMPNAVNLREINLRPQMSQFLCLKNIRTFLSTCSEKFGLRRADLFEAFDLFDVRDFGMVINTLSILSWTQISQNKGIMPFPTEDLEADDDIYSGLSDQIDDTGEEDEDLYDCVDMDEEEGNEIYEDLMKTEQPPMQPRDGKMTADDMRRCCLQELHQTEEKYTNTLESICQYFMKPLQMFLRRKDMSDIFINIEDLRFLHQSFLSELKNCFSSKNQQNLYQVFLRYKEKFLIYGPYCSQVESASKCLEQISQTHEDVRMKLEECSQRANNGRFTLRDLLMVPMQRVLKYHLLLQELVKHTVEQIEKDNLRLALDAMKDLAQCVNEVKRDNETLKQIISIQLSVVNLNESLAQYGRPKTDGELKISTVERKSKLDRYAFLLDQALLICKKKGDMYELKEFVKLHTYQIRDDSSGERENKKWSHMFLLIDTRGSQGYELFFKTRDLKKKWMEQFEMALSNIYPENAVSNSHDFQMYSFEDTATCKACQMLLRGLFFQGYRCCHCKAPAHKECLGRVPCCGKQDSGSSTIKKKPGRGAQDKKTECGFTKMEVCHPYSGVPPPPIAFGPALGMETGDIIELTKAEADQNWWEGRNTTSNEMGFFPCTYVKPYVSIPVPDLSIFPWYAGPMERKEAELLLSSRSDGTFLVRQRVKDAGEFAISIKFNMEIKHMKVTAQDGLWRLTEKRAFKGLPELVRHYQQNSLKDCFKLLETTLQFPFKESEKRENSRTDKMKYFGSARARYDFCARDRTELSLKEGDIIRILSKKGHQGWWKGEVYGKVGWFPSNYVEDDYSEYC